From one Streptomyces sp. Q6 genomic stretch:
- a CDS encoding DoxX family protein, which translates to MFVSLAVVTVLMSALLLISAGAKSLRTPHITQQMSTLGVPQRMMAFLIGAQIAGAAGVIAGLWWGPVGIAAAIGLTFYFAGAVAFHLRVGDRKGASPAAVLAMASVALIVLRAATL; encoded by the coding sequence ATGTTCGTCTCGCTTGCCGTCGTCACCGTGCTCATGTCGGCGCTTCTCCTGATATCGGCCGGGGCCAAGTCTCTGCGGACGCCGCACATCACGCAGCAGATGTCCACCCTCGGAGTGCCGCAGCGCATGATGGCTTTCCTGATCGGCGCTCAGATCGCGGGCGCGGCCGGTGTGATCGCCGGACTCTGGTGGGGACCCGTCGGAATCGCCGCCGCGATCGGCCTGACGTTCTACTTCGCCGGGGCGGTCGCCTTCCACCTGCGCGTCGGCGACCGCAAGGGCGCGTCCCCGGCGGCGGTCCTCGCTATGGCCTCCGTCGCCCTGATTGTGCTGCGTGCCGCCACCCTCTGA
- a CDS encoding helix-turn-helix domain-containing protein, translated as MEIIASKWSMVTLFALTDGPLRHGELVELSGGISRKVLTQTLRRLQANGLVERHAYAEAPPRVEYSLTDLGRTLEEPIRMLTAWAQENGEAVVTFRETAEAARTVEADQATPVKTSSVDQNPSGF; from the coding sequence ATGGAGATCATCGCCAGCAAATGGTCCATGGTCACGCTCTTCGCGCTGACCGACGGCCCGTTGCGCCACGGCGAGCTGGTCGAGCTGAGCGGTGGCATCTCGCGCAAGGTACTGACCCAGACGTTGCGCCGGCTCCAAGCGAACGGGCTCGTCGAGCGGCACGCGTACGCCGAGGCCCCGCCGCGCGTGGAGTACAGCCTGACCGATCTCGGGCGAACCCTGGAGGAGCCCATCAGGATGCTCACCGCATGGGCGCAGGAGAACGGCGAGGCGGTCGTCACCTTCCGGGAAACAGCCGAAGCCGCCAGGACCGTCGAGGCGGATCAGGCGACCCCGGTGAAGACCTCTTCTGTTGATCAGAACCCGAGCGGTTTCTGA
- a CDS encoding DoxX family protein: MSLNVTLWICTGLLALVALGGGVSKAFVPTEKLAAAHGGGWTGDVPGLFVKGLGVVELFAAVGLVLPALVGVGTVMVPVTAACWVVLMVGAMATHGRRGEIGLVGVNLIYLVLAALIVWGRLGPESFGG; the protein is encoded by the coding sequence ATGAGTCTGAATGTCACGTTGTGGATCTGCACCGGCCTGCTGGCCCTGGTGGCTCTGGGCGGTGGTGTCAGCAAGGCGTTCGTGCCGACGGAGAAGCTCGCCGCCGCGCACGGTGGGGGATGGACCGGTGACGTGCCGGGGCTGTTCGTGAAGGGGCTCGGGGTGGTCGAGCTGTTCGCCGCCGTCGGGCTCGTGCTGCCCGCGCTCGTCGGGGTCGGGACCGTGATGGTGCCGGTGACCGCCGCCTGCTGGGTCGTGCTGATGGTCGGCGCCATGGCCACGCACGGGCGGCGGGGCGAGATCGGGCTCGTCGGGGTGAACCTGATCTATCTCGTGCTCGCGGCGCTTATCGTGTGGGGTCGCCTCGGCCCCGAGTCCTTCGGCGGGTGA
- a CDS encoding RNA polymerase sigma-70 factor — MGGRTDEFEELRPLLFSIAYRILGSVSEAEDAVQESWLRFEASATVPRSVKAFLSATVTRISIDVLRSARVRRERYVGAWFPEPLLSDPYEDPARSAELADSVSMAALLLLERLSPLERAVFVLREVFDFGYPEVAEAVGRSESACRQLAVRARKHMSEGRPRFEADRGEREELAAQFFDALREGDVLGLQELLAAEVSMVGDGGGKAPQLARAIIGADKVARLLASVFPGMARVEVSFEQHEVNGQPGAIFRDRDGKVLNALALDIADGRIQAIRSVINPDKLRHVGPVADAWAVDQEVRRAMRRGDTLED, encoded by the coding sequence ATGGGTGGCAGGACCGATGAGTTCGAGGAGTTGCGGCCGCTGCTGTTCTCCATCGCGTACCGGATCCTCGGCAGTGTGAGCGAGGCCGAGGACGCGGTGCAGGAGAGCTGGCTGCGGTTCGAGGCGTCGGCGACCGTGCCGCGGTCGGTGAAGGCGTTCCTGTCCGCCACCGTCACCCGGATCTCGATCGACGTGCTGCGCTCGGCGCGGGTACGCCGGGAGCGGTACGTGGGGGCCTGGTTCCCCGAGCCACTGCTCTCCGATCCGTACGAAGACCCGGCGCGATCCGCGGAGTTGGCGGACTCCGTGTCCATGGCCGCCCTGTTGCTGCTGGAGCGGCTGAGTCCGCTGGAGCGGGCCGTGTTCGTGCTGCGCGAGGTGTTCGACTTCGGGTATCCCGAGGTCGCGGAGGCGGTGGGGCGTTCCGAGTCCGCGTGCCGGCAGCTCGCCGTGCGGGCCCGTAAGCACATGTCCGAGGGGCGGCCCCGGTTCGAGGCGGACCGCGGCGAACGCGAGGAGCTGGCGGCGCAGTTCTTCGACGCGCTGCGCGAGGGCGACGTCCTCGGACTCCAGGAACTGCTCGCCGCCGAGGTGTCCATGGTCGGCGACGGCGGCGGGAAGGCCCCGCAGCTGGCCCGCGCGATCATCGGCGCCGACAAGGTGGCCCGGCTCCTCGCCTCCGTCTTCCCCGGGATGGCCAGGGTCGAGGTGTCGTTCGAGCAGCACGAGGTCAACGGCCAGCCGGGCGCGATCTTCCGCGACCGGGACGGCAAGGTCCTCAACGCCCTGGCCCTCGACATCGCGGACGGGCGGATCCAGGCGATCCGGTCCGTCATCAACCCCGACAAGCTGCGGCACGTCGGGCCGGTGGCGGACGCGTGGGCCGTCGACCAGGAGGTACGGCGCGCGATGCGGCGCGGCGACACCCTGGAGGACTGA